A genomic segment from Nymphalis io chromosome 15, ilAglIoxx1.1, whole genome shotgun sequence encodes:
- the LOC126773546 gene encoding dual oxidase isoform X2: MPLRNTKRVPLFNNPVPHYMRMLSPERLFLLGDPRTNQNPAMVTFGILLMRWHNVVAARVHRQHPDWSDEQLFQRARRIVIASLQNIILYEYVPAFLGIPIPPYSGYRADVAPGVTHAFAVAAFRFGHTLVPPAILLRDRNCRYGRAPGGHDAIRLCQTWWDGNDVMSQVPIEEVLMGMASQLSEREDALLCSDVRDNLFGPMEFSRRDLGALNIMRGRDNGLPDYNTAREYFDLPKIKTFNEINPQLFENNPDLLQNLIQIYEGRLDNIDVYIGGMLESTGHPGELFRAIIIDQFTRIRDADRFWFENEGNGIFTHEEIAELRRISLWDIIVNSTAVGPNDIQRDVFHWRDGDPCRQPYQLNASKLPPCKYLKGYDYFEGNEFAYIYTCLILAFVPILCAGAGYGVVKLQNSRRRRLKIQQEHLKNAEQKGSVDKMVCREWVHASHKRLVKLRLGPESALHVTDRKGDKLRTLPLEHTDQLTVLESQESHTNKRPLVLIRVQREHDLVLEMDSLASRRKFLVKFDAFLAQHKKALNLTQGHRDQILASAETRERRQRKLEHFFREAYAITFGLAPGEKRRRSEDSDPESIVMRTSLSKGEFASALGMKSDAVFVKKMFNIVDKDGDGRISFQEFLDTVVLFSRGATDDKLRIIFDMCDNDRNGVIDKGELSEMLRSLVEIARTTSLRDEHVTELIDGMFSDAGLQHKDHLTYSDFKLMMKEYKGEFVAIGLDCKGAKQNFLDTSTNVARMTSFHIEPSMDQSRHWFLLKWDYLTTFLEENRQNIFYLFVFYVVTIGLFVERFAHYSFMSEHLDLRHIMGVGIAITRGSAASLSFCYSLLLLTMSRNLLTKLKEFSIQQYIPLDSSIQFHKIVACTALFFSLLHTAGHMVNFYHVSTQPVENLRCLTKEVHFTSDFRPGITYWVFQTITGVTGVLLFIIMCIIFIFAHPVIRKRAYPWFWRAHSLHVALYALCLVHGLARLTGAPRFWIFFLGPAVIYTLDKVVSLRTKYLALDVLETEMLPSDVIKIKFYRPPNLKYLSGQWVRLACTAFKKEEFHSFTLTSAPHENFLSCHIKAQGPWTWKLRNYFDPCNYNPENQPKIRIQGPFGGGNQDWYKFEVAVMVGGGIGVTPYASILNDLVFGTSTNRYSGVACKKVYFLWICPSHKHFEWFIDVLRDVERKDVTNVLEIHIFITQFFHKFDLRTTMLYICENHFQRLSRTSMFTGLKAVNHFGRPDMSSFLKFVQKKHSYVSKIGVFSCGPRPLTKSVMSACEQVNRTRRLPYFIHHFENFG; encoded by the exons ATGCCTTTACGTAATACGAAGCGTGTACCACTCTTTAACAACCCAGTTCCTCATTACATGAGGATGCTCAGTCCCGAAAGGCtatttt TGTTGGGCGATCCGCGTACAAATCAAAACCCAGCGATGGTAACATTTGGCATACTATTGATGCGATGGCACAACGTAGTAGCAGCGCGTGTTCATCGACAACATCCAGACTGGAGTGACGAACAGCTGTTCCAGCGAGCGAGAAGAATCGTAATTGCGAGCTTACAG AACATTATCCTTTATGAGTACGTCCCAGCTTTCCTAGGCATCCCCATCCCACCATACTCTGGATACCGCGCAGACGTAGCGCCAGGTGTCACACACGCCTTCGCAGTGGCTGCTTTCAGATTTGGACATACATTAGTACCACCGGCCATATTGTTGAGAGACAGAAACTGTAGATACGGTAGAGCGCCTGGCGGTCATGATGCAATTAGGCTGTGCCAAACATGGTGGGATGGAAAT GATGTTATGTCTCAAGTTCCTATAGAAGAAGTTCTTATGGGTATGGCATCACAATTATCAGAGCGTGAGGATGCACTCTTATGCTCAGACGTGAGGGATAATCTCTTTGGACCGATGGAATTCTCACGAAGAGATCTCGGTGCTTTGAATATTATGAGAGGAAGAGACAACGGCCTTCCCGACTACAACACCGCTAG GGAATACTTTGATCTACCTAAAATCAAaactttcaatgaaattaatccACAACTTTTCGAAAATAATCCTGACTTACTCCAAAATCTGATTCAAATTTACGAAGGCAGGCTCGATAACATAGACGTTTATATTG GTGGAATGCTTGAATCAACTGGTCACCCGGGAGAACTATTCAGAGCAATCATCATTGACCAGTTTACAAGAATACGAGACGCTGACAGATTTTGGTTTGAGAACGAAGGAAATGG GATATTTACCCACGAAGAAATCGCTGAACTACGTCGTATAAGTCTTTGGGACATTATAGTAAATAGCACAGCAGTAGGTCCTAACGATATCCAACGAGATGTATTCCACTGGAGAGATGGAGATCCGTGTCGTCAGCCATATCAGCTAAACGCATCTAAACTACCACCTTGCAAATATCTGAAGGGCTACGATTACTTTGAA GGCAATGAGTTTGCATACATTTACACCTGTTTAATACTCGCGTTCGTTCCGATACTTTGCGCTGGTGCAGGCTACGGTGTGGTAAAACTGCAAAATAGCCGACGTCGTCGCCTTAAGATACAGCAAGAACATTTGAAGAACGCTGAACAAAAAG GTTCTGTAGATAAAATGGTATGTAGGGAATGGGTACACGCATCCCACAAGAGGCTAGTAAAGCTCAGACTTGGTCCAGAATCTGCACTACATGTGACCGACCGCAAAGGTGATAAGTTACGCACTCTCCCGCTAGAGCACACTGATCAACTCACTGTATTGGAGAGTCAA gaaaGTCATACCAACAAACGTCCCCTTGTTCTAATTCGAGTGCAGCGTGAACATGACCTTGTTCTAGAAATGGATTCTCTTGCTTCGCGTCGCAAATTTCTGGTTAAATTCGACGCCTTCCTCGCGCAACACAAAAAAGCGCTTAATCTTACTCAG GGACATCGAGATCAAATCTTAGCATCAGCGGAAACAAGAGAACGACGTCAAAGAAAACTAGAACATTTCTTTAGGGAAGCATATGCTATTACTTTTGGTCTTGCACCAGGTGAAAAAAGAAGAAGATCAGAAGATTCCGATCCAGAG tcTATTGTAATGAGAACATCTTTATCTAAAGGAGAATTCGCAAGTGCTCTAGGAATGAAATCAGATgcagtttttgtaaaaaaaatgttcaatattGTGGACAAAGATGGTGATGGAAGAATATCATTTCAG gagTTTCTTGATACTGTTGTATTATTTTCACGCGGAGCAACAGATGACAAGCTtcgaattatatttgatatgtgTGATAATGATCGCAACGGTGTGATCGACAAAGGCGAATTAAGTGAAATGCTGCGTTCGTTAGTCGAGATTGCAAGAACCACATCATTAAGAGATGAACACGTTACTGAACTCATAGATGGCATGTTCTCT gatGCTGGTCTTCAGCACAAAGATCATCTCACGTATTCGGACTTTAAGCTTATGATGAAAGAATACAAAGGAGAATTTGTTGCTATTGGATTAGACTGCAAAGGCGCTAAACAAAACTTTTTGGACACATCTACAAATGTTGCAAGAATGACCAGTTTTCATATTGAACCATCGATGGATCAATCTAG GCATTGGTTCCTTCTTAAATGGGACTATCTTACGACATTTCTGGAGGAAAACAGGCAGAATATATTCTACCTGTTTGTATTCTACGTCGTAACGATAGGGTTATTCGTGGAAAGATTTGCACATTATTCATTCATGTCTGAACATTTGGATCTGAGGCATATTATGGGAGTTGGAATTGCTATAACTAGGGGATCGGCGGCTTCCTTGTCTTTCTGCTACAGTCTTCTATTGTTAACTATGTCGAGAAACTTGTTGACTAAGTTAAAG gAATTCAGCATACAACAGTACATTCCCCTAGATTCAAGTATCCAGTTTCACAAGATTGTAGCTTGTACAGCCCTGTTTTTTTCCCTTCTCCACACAGCGGGTCATATGGTCAACTTTTACCACGTTTCTACACAACCAGTAGAAAATTTACGTTGTTTAACAAAAGAAGTTCACTTCACATCTGACTTTAGACCTGGGATAACTTATTGGGTCTTTCAAACTATAAcag GCGTAACTGGTGtgctcttatttattataatgtgcataatatttatatttgcacaTCCGGTTATACGTAAACGCGCCTACCCGTGGTTCTGGCGCGCGCACTCCCTACACGTGGCGCTCTATGCACTATGCCTCGTGCACGGGCTTGCAAGGCTCACTGGAGCACCGAGATTTTGGATATTCTTCCTCGGACCAGCTGTTATTTACACTTTGGATAAA GTGGTATCGCTACGCACGAAATATCTGGCTTTAGATGTTTTGGAAACGGAAATGTTACCATCCGATGTCATAAAAATCAAGTTCTATAGGCCACCTAACCTTAAATATCTTTCAG gccAGTGGGTTAGACTAGCCTGCACGGCTTTTAAGAAGGAAGAATTTCATTCGTTTACACTGACATCAGCGCCTCATGAGAACTTCCTCTCTTGTCACATAAAAGCGCAAGGACCTTGGACTTGGAAGCTCAGAAATTACTTTGATCCTTGCAATTATAATCCTGAAAACCAACCGAAAATAAG AATTCAAGGACCCTTCGGAGGAGGAAATCAAGACTGGTACAAATTTGAAGTAGCAGTTATGGTTGGTGGTGGCATTGGTGTAACTCCTTACGCCTCAATTCTAAATGATCTGGTCTTTGGTACCTCAACCAATAGATATTCAGGAGTTGCTTGCAAAAAG gtcTATTTCCTTTGGATTTGCCCTTCACATAAACATTTTGAATGGTTTATCGATGTATTACGAGACGTGGAACGTAAGGACGTTACAAATGTTCTGGAAATACACATATTCATCACACAGTTCTTCCACAAGTTCGACCTTAGGACGACAATGCTg TATATCTGCGAAAACCACTTCCAAAGGTTGTCCCGCACGTCCATGTTCACGGGTCTTAAAGCTGTCAATCATTTTGGACGACCTGACATGTCCTCCTTTCTGAAATTTGTGCAGAAAAAGCACAGTTAT GTTTCTAAAATTGGTGTGTTCTCTTGCGGTCCTCGGCCGCTCACCAAATCTGTCATGTCAGCATGCGAACAGGTCAACCGCACGAGACGACTACCATACTTCATTCACCACTTCGAAAACTTTGGATAA
- the LOC126773546 gene encoding dual oxidase isoform X1, which yields MATIKPCGFGCLLTLLACISSCWSDPEVYYEKQRYDGWFNNRAYPDWGSVGSRLTRKTPASYADGVYMMAGVDRPGARTLSKLFMRGQDGLPSTANRTALLAFFGQVVTGEIVMASESGCPIEQHRIPVDKCDHMYDPECQGAMYMPFHRAAYDRSTGQSPNSPREQINQITSWIDSSFVYSTSEAWVNAMRSFQNGSLASEGGMPLRNTKRVPLFNNPVPHYMRMLSPERLFLLGDPRTNQNPAMVTFGILLMRWHNVVAARVHRQHPDWSDEQLFQRARRIVIASLQNIILYEYVPAFLGIPIPPYSGYRADVAPGVTHAFAVAAFRFGHTLVPPAILLRDRNCRYGRAPGGHDAIRLCQTWWDGNDVMSQVPIEEVLMGMASQLSEREDALLCSDVRDNLFGPMEFSRRDLGALNIMRGRDNGLPDYNTAREYFDLPKIKTFNEINPQLFENNPDLLQNLIQIYEGRLDNIDVYIGGMLESTGHPGELFRAIIIDQFTRIRDADRFWFENEGNGIFTHEEIAELRRISLWDIIVNSTAVGPNDIQRDVFHWRDGDPCRQPYQLNASKLPPCKYLKGYDYFEGNEFAYIYTCLILAFVPILCAGAGYGVVKLQNSRRRRLKIQQEHLKNAEQKGSVDKMVCREWVHASHKRLVKLRLGPESALHVTDRKGDKLRTLPLEHTDQLTVLESQESHTNKRPLVLIRVQREHDLVLEMDSLASRRKFLVKFDAFLAQHKKALNLTQGHRDQILASAETRERRQRKLEHFFREAYAITFGLAPGEKRRRSEDSDPESIVMRTSLSKGEFASALGMKSDAVFVKKMFNIVDKDGDGRISFQEFLDTVVLFSRGATDDKLRIIFDMCDNDRNGVIDKGELSEMLRSLVEIARTTSLRDEHVTELIDGMFSDAGLQHKDHLTYSDFKLMMKEYKGEFVAIGLDCKGAKQNFLDTSTNVARMTSFHIEPSMDQSRHWFLLKWDYLTTFLEENRQNIFYLFVFYVVTIGLFVERFAHYSFMSEHLDLRHIMGVGIAITRGSAASLSFCYSLLLLTMSRNLLTKLKEFSIQQYIPLDSSIQFHKIVACTALFFSLLHTAGHMVNFYHVSTQPVENLRCLTKEVHFTSDFRPGITYWVFQTITGVTGVLLFIIMCIIFIFAHPVIRKRAYPWFWRAHSLHVALYALCLVHGLARLTGAPRFWIFFLGPAVIYTLDKVVSLRTKYLALDVLETEMLPSDVIKIKFYRPPNLKYLSGQWVRLACTAFKKEEFHSFTLTSAPHENFLSCHIKAQGPWTWKLRNYFDPCNYNPENQPKIRIQGPFGGGNQDWYKFEVAVMVGGGIGVTPYASILNDLVFGTSTNRYSGVACKKVYFLWICPSHKHFEWFIDVLRDVERKDVTNVLEIHIFITQFFHKFDLRTTMLYICENHFQRLSRTSMFTGLKAVNHFGRPDMSSFLKFVQKKHSYVSKIGVFSCGPRPLTKSVMSACEQVNRTRRLPYFIHHFENFG from the exons GCAGCCGACTAACAAGAAAAACGCCCGCTTCATACGCTGACGGCGTGTATATGATGGCGGGTGTAGACAGACCAGGCGCAAGAACTTTGTCGAAGCTTTTCATGCGAGGACAGGATGGACTACCGTCAACCGCTAACAGAACAGCTTTGCTTGCATTTTTCg GTCAAGTTGTCACGGGAGAGATAGTGATGGCCTCAGAGTCCGGGTGTCCGATCGAGCAGCATCGCATCCCAGTAGATAAATGCGACCACATGTACGACCCAGAATGCCAAGGCGCTATGTACATGCCCTTCCATAGGGCTGCTTACGACAGATCTACTGGACAAAGTCCTAACAGTCCTCGAGAACAA ATAAATCAGATAACATCTTGGATTGACAGCAGTTTCGTGTACAGTACGAGTGAGGCCTGGGTGAATGCAATGAGGTCATTTCAG AATGGAAGTTTGGCAAGTGAAGGAGGAATGCCTTTACGTAATACGAAGCGTGTACCACTCTTTAACAACCCAGTTCCTCATTACATGAGGATGCTCAGTCCCGAAAGGCtatttt TGTTGGGCGATCCGCGTACAAATCAAAACCCAGCGATGGTAACATTTGGCATACTATTGATGCGATGGCACAACGTAGTAGCAGCGCGTGTTCATCGACAACATCCAGACTGGAGTGACGAACAGCTGTTCCAGCGAGCGAGAAGAATCGTAATTGCGAGCTTACAG AACATTATCCTTTATGAGTACGTCCCAGCTTTCCTAGGCATCCCCATCCCACCATACTCTGGATACCGCGCAGACGTAGCGCCAGGTGTCACACACGCCTTCGCAGTGGCTGCTTTCAGATTTGGACATACATTAGTACCACCGGCCATATTGTTGAGAGACAGAAACTGTAGATACGGTAGAGCGCCTGGCGGTCATGATGCAATTAGGCTGTGCCAAACATGGTGGGATGGAAAT GATGTTATGTCTCAAGTTCCTATAGAAGAAGTTCTTATGGGTATGGCATCACAATTATCAGAGCGTGAGGATGCACTCTTATGCTCAGACGTGAGGGATAATCTCTTTGGACCGATGGAATTCTCACGAAGAGATCTCGGTGCTTTGAATATTATGAGAGGAAGAGACAACGGCCTTCCCGACTACAACACCGCTAG GGAATACTTTGATCTACCTAAAATCAAaactttcaatgaaattaatccACAACTTTTCGAAAATAATCCTGACTTACTCCAAAATCTGATTCAAATTTACGAAGGCAGGCTCGATAACATAGACGTTTATATTG GTGGAATGCTTGAATCAACTGGTCACCCGGGAGAACTATTCAGAGCAATCATCATTGACCAGTTTACAAGAATACGAGACGCTGACAGATTTTGGTTTGAGAACGAAGGAAATGG GATATTTACCCACGAAGAAATCGCTGAACTACGTCGTATAAGTCTTTGGGACATTATAGTAAATAGCACAGCAGTAGGTCCTAACGATATCCAACGAGATGTATTCCACTGGAGAGATGGAGATCCGTGTCGTCAGCCATATCAGCTAAACGCATCTAAACTACCACCTTGCAAATATCTGAAGGGCTACGATTACTTTGAA GGCAATGAGTTTGCATACATTTACACCTGTTTAATACTCGCGTTCGTTCCGATACTTTGCGCTGGTGCAGGCTACGGTGTGGTAAAACTGCAAAATAGCCGACGTCGTCGCCTTAAGATACAGCAAGAACATTTGAAGAACGCTGAACAAAAAG GTTCTGTAGATAAAATGGTATGTAGGGAATGGGTACACGCATCCCACAAGAGGCTAGTAAAGCTCAGACTTGGTCCAGAATCTGCACTACATGTGACCGACCGCAAAGGTGATAAGTTACGCACTCTCCCGCTAGAGCACACTGATCAACTCACTGTATTGGAGAGTCAA gaaaGTCATACCAACAAACGTCCCCTTGTTCTAATTCGAGTGCAGCGTGAACATGACCTTGTTCTAGAAATGGATTCTCTTGCTTCGCGTCGCAAATTTCTGGTTAAATTCGACGCCTTCCTCGCGCAACACAAAAAAGCGCTTAATCTTACTCAG GGACATCGAGATCAAATCTTAGCATCAGCGGAAACAAGAGAACGACGTCAAAGAAAACTAGAACATTTCTTTAGGGAAGCATATGCTATTACTTTTGGTCTTGCACCAGGTGAAAAAAGAAGAAGATCAGAAGATTCCGATCCAGAG tcTATTGTAATGAGAACATCTTTATCTAAAGGAGAATTCGCAAGTGCTCTAGGAATGAAATCAGATgcagtttttgtaaaaaaaatgttcaatattGTGGACAAAGATGGTGATGGAAGAATATCATTTCAG gagTTTCTTGATACTGTTGTATTATTTTCACGCGGAGCAACAGATGACAAGCTtcgaattatatttgatatgtgTGATAATGATCGCAACGGTGTGATCGACAAAGGCGAATTAAGTGAAATGCTGCGTTCGTTAGTCGAGATTGCAAGAACCACATCATTAAGAGATGAACACGTTACTGAACTCATAGATGGCATGTTCTCT gatGCTGGTCTTCAGCACAAAGATCATCTCACGTATTCGGACTTTAAGCTTATGATGAAAGAATACAAAGGAGAATTTGTTGCTATTGGATTAGACTGCAAAGGCGCTAAACAAAACTTTTTGGACACATCTACAAATGTTGCAAGAATGACCAGTTTTCATATTGAACCATCGATGGATCAATCTAG GCATTGGTTCCTTCTTAAATGGGACTATCTTACGACATTTCTGGAGGAAAACAGGCAGAATATATTCTACCTGTTTGTATTCTACGTCGTAACGATAGGGTTATTCGTGGAAAGATTTGCACATTATTCATTCATGTCTGAACATTTGGATCTGAGGCATATTATGGGAGTTGGAATTGCTATAACTAGGGGATCGGCGGCTTCCTTGTCTTTCTGCTACAGTCTTCTATTGTTAACTATGTCGAGAAACTTGTTGACTAAGTTAAAG gAATTCAGCATACAACAGTACATTCCCCTAGATTCAAGTATCCAGTTTCACAAGATTGTAGCTTGTACAGCCCTGTTTTTTTCCCTTCTCCACACAGCGGGTCATATGGTCAACTTTTACCACGTTTCTACACAACCAGTAGAAAATTTACGTTGTTTAACAAAAGAAGTTCACTTCACATCTGACTTTAGACCTGGGATAACTTATTGGGTCTTTCAAACTATAAcag GCGTAACTGGTGtgctcttatttattataatgtgcataatatttatatttgcacaTCCGGTTATACGTAAACGCGCCTACCCGTGGTTCTGGCGCGCGCACTCCCTACACGTGGCGCTCTATGCACTATGCCTCGTGCACGGGCTTGCAAGGCTCACTGGAGCACCGAGATTTTGGATATTCTTCCTCGGACCAGCTGTTATTTACACTTTGGATAAA GTGGTATCGCTACGCACGAAATATCTGGCTTTAGATGTTTTGGAAACGGAAATGTTACCATCCGATGTCATAAAAATCAAGTTCTATAGGCCACCTAACCTTAAATATCTTTCAG gccAGTGGGTTAGACTAGCCTGCACGGCTTTTAAGAAGGAAGAATTTCATTCGTTTACACTGACATCAGCGCCTCATGAGAACTTCCTCTCTTGTCACATAAAAGCGCAAGGACCTTGGACTTGGAAGCTCAGAAATTACTTTGATCCTTGCAATTATAATCCTGAAAACCAACCGAAAATAAG AATTCAAGGACCCTTCGGAGGAGGAAATCAAGACTGGTACAAATTTGAAGTAGCAGTTATGGTTGGTGGTGGCATTGGTGTAACTCCTTACGCCTCAATTCTAAATGATCTGGTCTTTGGTACCTCAACCAATAGATATTCAGGAGTTGCTTGCAAAAAG gtcTATTTCCTTTGGATTTGCCCTTCACATAAACATTTTGAATGGTTTATCGATGTATTACGAGACGTGGAACGTAAGGACGTTACAAATGTTCTGGAAATACACATATTCATCACACAGTTCTTCCACAAGTTCGACCTTAGGACGACAATGCTg TATATCTGCGAAAACCACTTCCAAAGGTTGTCCCGCACGTCCATGTTCACGGGTCTTAAAGCTGTCAATCATTTTGGACGACCTGACATGTCCTCCTTTCTGAAATTTGTGCAGAAAAAGCACAGTTAT GTTTCTAAAATTGGTGTGTTCTCTTGCGGTCCTCGGCCGCTCACCAAATCTGTCATGTCAGCATGCGAACAGGTCAACCGCACGAGACGACTACCATACTTCATTCACCACTTCGAAAACTTTGGATAA